A region of Esox lucius isolate fEsoLuc1 chromosome 3, fEsoLuc1.pri, whole genome shotgun sequence DNA encodes the following proteins:
- the zeb1a gene encoding zinc finger E-box-binding homeobox 1 isoform X3 has protein sequence MTQHKTQHKEPVQRHASQTTTTTGGNRKFKCTECSKAFKYKHHLKEHLRIHSGEKPYECPNCKKRFSHSGSYSSHISSKKCVGTVPINGTPRLVIKAPQTPSPQTQPSGPAVVAPARGLLRGEKTDGKPLQEQLPLNQIKSEPVEFEYKTVVAAPNGPAGTNGSVFNGGVALPQGTAVQQGLVQAVVLPTVGLMSPISINLSDLQNVLKVAMDGNVLRQVLGSANGLVTSKQGLAGQTGQQVISAISLPGFVDQDGTTKIIINYSLEPSLTQQPQLVKKEPPTGPATTFANTQLASKAAEKLPQDLSIVKTEPPDTEPQPESEREVETEEAQSEVERSMEAEPPEPETGKKSCLLCDDCPGGLDALHMLQHCEPANGEGEDVSPLDTSVAALLAEAGITTGRPPLKNMLSLLKAYFTINAEPTSEELAKISDSVSLPVDVVKNWFEKMRSGQITVGSPGSSSLPLPTEPSTETQTAQEKSGGAPEEQPASVQTQETLSSQSPNRSTSPSVSASAPSPLNLSSSGLVIVKTEEDLEGEAQDLPLDLSLPKQPQSEPQVPPTPQEQPLNLSCLKKETLQAKLQTQGPTNTIYVSTSPKTATSSPVNIMTSQLPTLVAITNPGSGVSCLRAISTGPNKRTILIPQLTYTYTTTAGASTSGAEGPQKTVILNGCQEEKGDTSSESVSAVEEQNDSDSPPPPKKMRRLESGMYACDLCDKIFQKSSSLLRHKYEHTGKRPHECGICNKAFKHKHHLIEHTRLHSGEKPYRCDKCGKRFSHSGSYSQHMNHRYSYCKKEPQGARPAGRRLGMSPQTEDPQSDSRPTSPPSQLDSDERESEEELEEEGEDEGMAAMSMDDIRVVQVGEDDEESEIYEVEEFGEERLEEDEEISREEVPQQEEEEVGGCIEEKAQQEEEEGGSTEEETQQGNEEEGGSREEETHQEEEEDGNKEETQQEENEGSREEEAQQEERSVQEQVCEEEKEDRREEEAHLKEGEKKEWSKEECVQREDVCEEEEVMEVLVMEGVEEEEDEEEKGLAPKETMATEDAMETEDKDVHVDQKDMLVEDSQTEPDDNNMDGD, from the exons ATGACCCAACACAAGACCCAACACAAGGAACCTGTACAG CGCCACGCATCCcaaaccaccaccacaacaggGGGGAACCGGAAGTTCAAGTGTACCGAGTGTTCCAAGGCTTTTAAGTACAAGCACCACCTGAAGGAGCACCTGCGCATCCACAGCG GTGAGAAGCCATACGAGTGCCCCAACTGTAAGAAGCGGTTTTCCCACTCCGGGTCCTACAGCTCCCACATCAGCAGTAAGAAGTGTGTCGGCACCGTGCCCATCAACGGCACCCCCCGCCTAGTCATCAAGGCTCCCCAGACCCCCAGCCCACAAACACAGCCTTCTGGCCCGGCTGTCGTAGCCCCGGCCCGAGGCCTCCTCCGGGGGGAGAAGACAGACGGCAAGCCCCTTCAGGAGCAACTCCCCTTAAACCAGATCAAATCGGAGCCGGTGGAGTTCGAGTATAAGACGGTGGTGGCGGCGCCGAACGGGCCAGCGGGGACCAACGGGAGCGTGTTCAACGGAGGGGTGGCCCTACCACAGGGCACGGCGGTGCAGCAGGGCCTGGTCCAGGCAGTGGTCCTGCCCACTGTGGGCCTGATGTCTCCCATTAGTATCAACCTCAGCGACCTGCAGAACGTGCTCAAG GTGGCCATGGATGGGAACGTGCTGCGCCAGGTGCTGGGGAGCGCTAACGGGCTGGTGACGTCCAAGCAGGGGCTGGCAGGGCAGACCGGACAGCAGGTCATCTCAGCCATCAGCCTGCCGGGCTTTGTGGACCAGGACGGAACCACGAAGATCATCATCAACTACAGCCTGGAGCCCAGCCTGACCCAACAGCCTCAGCTGGTCAAGAAGGAGCCCCCAACTGGCCCCGCGACCACCTTCGCGAACACGCAGTTGGCCTCCAAAGCGGCGGAGAAACTCCCCCAGGACCTCAGCATCGTCAAGACGGAGCCGCCGGACACGGAACCCCAGCCTGAGTctgagagggaggtggagacgGAGGAGGCGCAGAGCGAGGTAGAGCGGAGTATGGAGGCGGAGCCACCGGAGCCCGAGACAGGCAAGAAATCATGTCTGCTGTGTGATGACTGTCCCGGAGGCTTGGATGCACTGCACATGCTCCAGCACTGTGAACCGGCCAATGGGGAGGGAGAAGACGTCAGTCCCCTGGACACTTCCGTTGCCGCCCTGCTGGCAGAAGCAGGGATAACAACAGGCCGACCCCCTCTGAAGAACATGCTCTCCCTCCTCAAGGCCTACTTCACCATAAACGCTGAGCCGACCTCCGAGGAGTTGGCCAAGATCTCTGACAGTGTCAGTCTCCCCGTTGATGTGGTCAAGAATTGGTTTGAGAAGATGCGGTCAGGTCAGATCACAGTGGGTTCCCCTGGTTCCTCTTCCCTTCCACTTCCAACAGAGCCcagcacagaaacacagacagccCAGGAGAAGAGTGGAGGAGCGCCAGAGGAGCAGCCTGCCTCGGTCCAAACCCAGGAAACATTATCTAGCCAATCCCCCAACAGATCGACCTCCCCTTCAGTCTCTGCCTCGGCTCCCTCACCACTAAACCTCTCTTCCAGCGGCCTGGTCATTGTGAAGACTGAGGAGGACCTGGAGGGTGAGGCTCAAGATCTTCCCCTGGACCTGTCTCTCCCCAAACAGCCCCAGTCGGAGCCCCAggtcccccccacccctcagGAGCAACCCCTCAACCTCTCCTGCCTGAAGAAGGAGACACTCCAGGCTAAACTCCAGACCCAGGGACCCACCAACACCATCTATGTCTCCACCTCACCCAAGACAGCCACCTCCAGCCCGGTTAACATCATGACCTCCCAGCTCCCAACCCTGGTAGCCATCACCAACCCGGGCAGCGGCGTGTCCTGCCTCCGGGCCATCTCCACCGGTCCCAACAAAAGAACTATACTCATCCCCCAGCTCACCTACACATACACCACTACAGCAGGCGCGAGCACCAGCGGGGCAGAGGGCCCTCAGAAGACCGTCATACTGAACGGCTGCCAG gaggagaagggggaCACCAGCTCGGAGAGCGTGTCGGCGGTAGAGGAGCAGAACGACTCGGACTCTCCCCCTCCTCCGAAGAAGATGCGTAGGCTGGAGAGCGGAATGTACGCCTGTGACCTGTGTGACAAAATCTTCCAGAAGAGCAGCTCCCTGCTCAGGCATAAATACGAACACACAG GAAAACGGCCGCACGAGTGCGGGATCTGCAACAAGGCCTTCAAACACAAGCACCACCTGATAGAACACACGCGGCTGCACTCCGGAGAGAAACCCTACCGATGTGACAAGTGTGGGAAGCGTTTCTCCCACTCGGGCTCCTACTCACAGCACATGAACCACAGGTACTCATACTGCAAGAAGGAGCCCCAGGGAGCACGGCCAGCAGGGCGCCGGCTGGGGATGAGCCCCCAAACCGAGGACCCGCAGTCAGACAGCAGGCCCACCTCCCCACCCTCCCAACTGGACTCGGAcgagagggagagcgaggaggagctggaggaagagggggaggatgaGGGCATGGCTGCCATGAGCATGGATGACATACGGGTGGTGCAGGTCGGTGAGGATGATGAGGAGAGTGAGATCTACGAGgtggaggagtttggtgaggagAGGCTGGAGGAAGACGAAGAAATAAGCAGAGAGGAGGTGCCGcagcaggaagaggaggaggttgGAGGGTGCATTGAGGAGAAGGCGcagcaggaagaggaggagggagggagcacAGAGGAGGAGACGCAGCAGGGAaatgaggaggagggagggagcagagaggaggaaaCGCatcaggaagaggaggaggacgggAACAAAGAGGAGACACAGCAGGAAGAgaatgaggggagcagagaggaagaggcacAGCAGGAAGAGAGGTCTGTACAGGAGCAGGTGTGTGAGGAAGAAAaggaagacaggagagaggaggaggcacacctgaaggagggagagaaaaaggaatGGAGTAAAGAGGAGTGTGTACAACGGGAGGATGtgtgtgaggaggaggaggtgatggAGGTGCTGGTGATGGAAGGAGTagaagaagaggaggacgaggaagagAAGGGATTGGCACCGAAGGAAACCATGGCAACAGAGGACGCTATGGAAACAGAGGACAAAGACGTGCATGTGGACCAGAAGGACATGCTGgtggaggacagtcagacagaaccGGACGATAACAACATGGATGGAGATTAA
- the zeb1a gene encoding zinc finger E-box-binding homeobox 1 isoform X1, with translation MADGPRCKRRKQANPRRNNVTNYNNVVEAQSDSDDEDKLHIVEEEPDGDSPPPEDHPAVLTQNGTEQHQDNWDGVKEECGSEEEDEEEQEEALVGEILQQGDTAVIYPEAPEDQQKPERGVPDENGTPDGLSQLRTCPYCSRGYKRYTSLKEHIKLRHEKSEDNFSCSQCSYTFAYRTQLERHMTQHKTQHKEPVQRHASQTTTTTGGNRKFKCTECSKAFKYKHHLKEHLRIHSGEKPYECPNCKKRFSHSGSYSSHISSKKCVGTVPINGTPRLVIKAPQTPSPQTQPSGPAVVAPARGLLRGEKTDGKPLQEQLPLNQIKSEPVEFEYKTVVAAPNGPAGTNGSVFNGGVALPQGTAVQQGLVQAVVLPTVGLMSPISINLSDLQNVLKVAMDGNVLRQVLGSANGLVTSKQGLAGQTGQQVISAISLPGFVDQDGTTKIIINYSLEPSLTQQPQLVKKEPPTGPATTFANTQLASKAAEKLPQDLSIVKTEPPDTEPQPESEREVETEEAQSEVERSMEAEPPEPETGKKSCLLCDDCPGGLDALHMLQHCEPANGEGEDVSPLDTSVAALLAEAGITTGRPPLKNMLSLLKAYFTINAEPTSEELAKISDSVSLPVDVVKNWFEKMRSGQITVGSPGSSSLPLPTEPSTETQTAQEKSGGAPEEQPASVQTQETLSSQSPNRSTSPSVSASAPSPLNLSSSGLVIVKTEEDLEGEAQDLPLDLSLPKQPQSEPQVPPTPQEQPLNLSCLKKETLQAKLQTQGPTNTIYVSTSPKTATSSPVNIMTSQLPTLVAITNPGSGVSCLRAISTGPNKRTILIPQLTYTYTTTAGASTSGAEGPQKTVILNGCQEEKGDTSSESVSAVEEQNDSDSPPPPKKMRRLESGMYACDLCDKIFQKSSSLLRHKYEHTGKRPHECGICNKAFKHKHHLIEHTRLHSGEKPYRCDKCGKRFSHSGSYSQHMNHRYSYCKKEPQGARPAGRRLGMSPQTEDPQSDSRPTSPPSQLDSDERESEEELEEEGEDEGMAAMSMDDIRVVQVGEDDEESEIYEVEEFGEERLEEDEEISREEVPQQEEEEVGGCIEEKAQQEEEEGGSTEEETQQGNEEEGGSREEETHQEEEEDGNKEETQQEENEGSREEEAQQEERSVQEQVCEEEKEDRREEEAHLKEGEKKEWSKEECVQREDVCEEEEVMEVLVMEGVEEEEDEEEKGLAPKETMATEDAMETEDKDVHVDQKDMLVEDSQTEPDDNNMDGD, from the exons TAACAAATTACAACAATGTTGTGGAGGCCCAGTCAGACTCCGATGATGAAGACAAGCTGCACATAGTGGAGGAGGAGCCTGACGGAGACAGCCCACCGCCAGAAGATCACCCAGCAGTATTAACCCAGAATGGGACCGAGCAGCACCAAGATAACTGGGATGGAG TGAAGGAGGAGTGTGGttcggaggaggaggacgaggaggagcaggaggaggccCTGGTGGGTGAGATCCTACAGCAGGGAGACACAGCTGTCATCTACCCCGAGGCTCCAGAGGACCAACAGAAACCTGAGAGAGGTGTCCCAGACGAGAATG GCACGCCGGACGGTCTTTCCCAGCTCCGCACGTGTCCGTACTGCTCGCGAGGATACAAGCGCTACACGTCCCTGAAGGAGCACATAAAGCTGCGTCACGAGAAGAGCGAGGACAACTTCAGCTGCTCCCAGTGTAGCTACACCTTTGCCTACCGCACGCAGCTAGAAAGACACATGACCCAACACAAGACCCAACACAAGGAACCTGTACAG CGCCACGCATCCcaaaccaccaccacaacaggGGGGAACCGGAAGTTCAAGTGTACCGAGTGTTCCAAGGCTTTTAAGTACAAGCACCACCTGAAGGAGCACCTGCGCATCCACAGCG GTGAGAAGCCATACGAGTGCCCCAACTGTAAGAAGCGGTTTTCCCACTCCGGGTCCTACAGCTCCCACATCAGCAGTAAGAAGTGTGTCGGCACCGTGCCCATCAACGGCACCCCCCGCCTAGTCATCAAGGCTCCCCAGACCCCCAGCCCACAAACACAGCCTTCTGGCCCGGCTGTCGTAGCCCCGGCCCGAGGCCTCCTCCGGGGGGAGAAGACAGACGGCAAGCCCCTTCAGGAGCAACTCCCCTTAAACCAGATCAAATCGGAGCCGGTGGAGTTCGAGTATAAGACGGTGGTGGCGGCGCCGAACGGGCCAGCGGGGACCAACGGGAGCGTGTTCAACGGAGGGGTGGCCCTACCACAGGGCACGGCGGTGCAGCAGGGCCTGGTCCAGGCAGTGGTCCTGCCCACTGTGGGCCTGATGTCTCCCATTAGTATCAACCTCAGCGACCTGCAGAACGTGCTCAAG GTGGCCATGGATGGGAACGTGCTGCGCCAGGTGCTGGGGAGCGCTAACGGGCTGGTGACGTCCAAGCAGGGGCTGGCAGGGCAGACCGGACAGCAGGTCATCTCAGCCATCAGCCTGCCGGGCTTTGTGGACCAGGACGGAACCACGAAGATCATCATCAACTACAGCCTGGAGCCCAGCCTGACCCAACAGCCTCAGCTGGTCAAGAAGGAGCCCCCAACTGGCCCCGCGACCACCTTCGCGAACACGCAGTTGGCCTCCAAAGCGGCGGAGAAACTCCCCCAGGACCTCAGCATCGTCAAGACGGAGCCGCCGGACACGGAACCCCAGCCTGAGTctgagagggaggtggagacgGAGGAGGCGCAGAGCGAGGTAGAGCGGAGTATGGAGGCGGAGCCACCGGAGCCCGAGACAGGCAAGAAATCATGTCTGCTGTGTGATGACTGTCCCGGAGGCTTGGATGCACTGCACATGCTCCAGCACTGTGAACCGGCCAATGGGGAGGGAGAAGACGTCAGTCCCCTGGACACTTCCGTTGCCGCCCTGCTGGCAGAAGCAGGGATAACAACAGGCCGACCCCCTCTGAAGAACATGCTCTCCCTCCTCAAGGCCTACTTCACCATAAACGCTGAGCCGACCTCCGAGGAGTTGGCCAAGATCTCTGACAGTGTCAGTCTCCCCGTTGATGTGGTCAAGAATTGGTTTGAGAAGATGCGGTCAGGTCAGATCACAGTGGGTTCCCCTGGTTCCTCTTCCCTTCCACTTCCAACAGAGCCcagcacagaaacacagacagccCAGGAGAAGAGTGGAGGAGCGCCAGAGGAGCAGCCTGCCTCGGTCCAAACCCAGGAAACATTATCTAGCCAATCCCCCAACAGATCGACCTCCCCTTCAGTCTCTGCCTCGGCTCCCTCACCACTAAACCTCTCTTCCAGCGGCCTGGTCATTGTGAAGACTGAGGAGGACCTGGAGGGTGAGGCTCAAGATCTTCCCCTGGACCTGTCTCTCCCCAAACAGCCCCAGTCGGAGCCCCAggtcccccccacccctcagGAGCAACCCCTCAACCTCTCCTGCCTGAAGAAGGAGACACTCCAGGCTAAACTCCAGACCCAGGGACCCACCAACACCATCTATGTCTCCACCTCACCCAAGACAGCCACCTCCAGCCCGGTTAACATCATGACCTCCCAGCTCCCAACCCTGGTAGCCATCACCAACCCGGGCAGCGGCGTGTCCTGCCTCCGGGCCATCTCCACCGGTCCCAACAAAAGAACTATACTCATCCCCCAGCTCACCTACACATACACCACTACAGCAGGCGCGAGCACCAGCGGGGCAGAGGGCCCTCAGAAGACCGTCATACTGAACGGCTGCCAG gaggagaagggggaCACCAGCTCGGAGAGCGTGTCGGCGGTAGAGGAGCAGAACGACTCGGACTCTCCCCCTCCTCCGAAGAAGATGCGTAGGCTGGAGAGCGGAATGTACGCCTGTGACCTGTGTGACAAAATCTTCCAGAAGAGCAGCTCCCTGCTCAGGCATAAATACGAACACACAG GAAAACGGCCGCACGAGTGCGGGATCTGCAACAAGGCCTTCAAACACAAGCACCACCTGATAGAACACACGCGGCTGCACTCCGGAGAGAAACCCTACCGATGTGACAAGTGTGGGAAGCGTTTCTCCCACTCGGGCTCCTACTCACAGCACATGAACCACAGGTACTCATACTGCAAGAAGGAGCCCCAGGGAGCACGGCCAGCAGGGCGCCGGCTGGGGATGAGCCCCCAAACCGAGGACCCGCAGTCAGACAGCAGGCCCACCTCCCCACCCTCCCAACTGGACTCGGAcgagagggagagcgaggaggagctggaggaagagggggaggatgaGGGCATGGCTGCCATGAGCATGGATGACATACGGGTGGTGCAGGTCGGTGAGGATGATGAGGAGAGTGAGATCTACGAGgtggaggagtttggtgaggagAGGCTGGAGGAAGACGAAGAAATAAGCAGAGAGGAGGTGCCGcagcaggaagaggaggaggttgGAGGGTGCATTGAGGAGAAGGCGcagcaggaagaggaggagggagggagcacAGAGGAGGAGACGCAGCAGGGAaatgaggaggagggagggagcagagaggaggaaaCGCatcaggaagaggaggaggacgggAACAAAGAGGAGACACAGCAGGAAGAgaatgaggggagcagagaggaagaggcacAGCAGGAAGAGAGGTCTGTACAGGAGCAGGTGTGTGAGGAAGAAAaggaagacaggagagaggaggaggcacacctgaaggagggagagaaaaaggaatGGAGTAAAGAGGAGTGTGTACAACGGGAGGATGtgtgtgaggaggaggaggtgatggAGGTGCTGGTGATGGAAGGAGTagaagaagaggaggacgaggaagagAAGGGATTGGCACCGAAGGAAACCATGGCAACAGAGGACGCTATGGAAACAGAGGACAAAGACGTGCATGTGGACCAGAAGGACATGCTGgtggaggacagtcagacagaaccGGACGATAACAACATGGATGGAGATTAA
- the zeb1a gene encoding zinc finger E-box-binding homeobox 1 isoform X2, whose translation MATCAVTNYNNVVEAQSDSDDEDKLHIVEEEPDGDSPPPEDHPAVLTQNGTEQHQDNWDGVKEECGSEEEDEEEQEEALVGEILQQGDTAVIYPEAPEDQQKPERGVPDENGTPDGLSQLRTCPYCSRGYKRYTSLKEHIKLRHEKSEDNFSCSQCSYTFAYRTQLERHMTQHKTQHKEPVQRHASQTTTTTGGNRKFKCTECSKAFKYKHHLKEHLRIHSGEKPYECPNCKKRFSHSGSYSSHISSKKCVGTVPINGTPRLVIKAPQTPSPQTQPSGPAVVAPARGLLRGEKTDGKPLQEQLPLNQIKSEPVEFEYKTVVAAPNGPAGTNGSVFNGGVALPQGTAVQQGLVQAVVLPTVGLMSPISINLSDLQNVLKVAMDGNVLRQVLGSANGLVTSKQGLAGQTGQQVISAISLPGFVDQDGTTKIIINYSLEPSLTQQPQLVKKEPPTGPATTFANTQLASKAAEKLPQDLSIVKTEPPDTEPQPESEREVETEEAQSEVERSMEAEPPEPETGKKSCLLCDDCPGGLDALHMLQHCEPANGEGEDVSPLDTSVAALLAEAGITTGRPPLKNMLSLLKAYFTINAEPTSEELAKISDSVSLPVDVVKNWFEKMRSGQITVGSPGSSSLPLPTEPSTETQTAQEKSGGAPEEQPASVQTQETLSSQSPNRSTSPSVSASAPSPLNLSSSGLVIVKTEEDLEGEAQDLPLDLSLPKQPQSEPQVPPTPQEQPLNLSCLKKETLQAKLQTQGPTNTIYVSTSPKTATSSPVNIMTSQLPTLVAITNPGSGVSCLRAISTGPNKRTILIPQLTYTYTTTAGASTSGAEGPQKTVILNGCQEEKGDTSSESVSAVEEQNDSDSPPPPKKMRRLESGMYACDLCDKIFQKSSSLLRHKYEHTGKRPHECGICNKAFKHKHHLIEHTRLHSGEKPYRCDKCGKRFSHSGSYSQHMNHRYSYCKKEPQGARPAGRRLGMSPQTEDPQSDSRPTSPPSQLDSDERESEEELEEEGEDEGMAAMSMDDIRVVQVGEDDEESEIYEVEEFGEERLEEDEEISREEVPQQEEEEVGGCIEEKAQQEEEEGGSTEEETQQGNEEEGGSREEETHQEEEEDGNKEETQQEENEGSREEEAQQEERSVQEQVCEEEKEDRREEEAHLKEGEKKEWSKEECVQREDVCEEEEVMEVLVMEGVEEEEDEEEKGLAPKETMATEDAMETEDKDVHVDQKDMLVEDSQTEPDDNNMDGD comes from the exons TAACAAATTACAACAATGTTGTGGAGGCCCAGTCAGACTCCGATGATGAAGACAAGCTGCACATAGTGGAGGAGGAGCCTGACGGAGACAGCCCACCGCCAGAAGATCACCCAGCAGTATTAACCCAGAATGGGACCGAGCAGCACCAAGATAACTGGGATGGAG TGAAGGAGGAGTGTGGttcggaggaggaggacgaggaggagcaggaggaggccCTGGTGGGTGAGATCCTACAGCAGGGAGACACAGCTGTCATCTACCCCGAGGCTCCAGAGGACCAACAGAAACCTGAGAGAGGTGTCCCAGACGAGAATG GCACGCCGGACGGTCTTTCCCAGCTCCGCACGTGTCCGTACTGCTCGCGAGGATACAAGCGCTACACGTCCCTGAAGGAGCACATAAAGCTGCGTCACGAGAAGAGCGAGGACAACTTCAGCTGCTCCCAGTGTAGCTACACCTTTGCCTACCGCACGCAGCTAGAAAGACACATGACCCAACACAAGACCCAACACAAGGAACCTGTACAG CGCCACGCATCCcaaaccaccaccacaacaggGGGGAACCGGAAGTTCAAGTGTACCGAGTGTTCCAAGGCTTTTAAGTACAAGCACCACCTGAAGGAGCACCTGCGCATCCACAGCG GTGAGAAGCCATACGAGTGCCCCAACTGTAAGAAGCGGTTTTCCCACTCCGGGTCCTACAGCTCCCACATCAGCAGTAAGAAGTGTGTCGGCACCGTGCCCATCAACGGCACCCCCCGCCTAGTCATCAAGGCTCCCCAGACCCCCAGCCCACAAACACAGCCTTCTGGCCCGGCTGTCGTAGCCCCGGCCCGAGGCCTCCTCCGGGGGGAGAAGACAGACGGCAAGCCCCTTCAGGAGCAACTCCCCTTAAACCAGATCAAATCGGAGCCGGTGGAGTTCGAGTATAAGACGGTGGTGGCGGCGCCGAACGGGCCAGCGGGGACCAACGGGAGCGTGTTCAACGGAGGGGTGGCCCTACCACAGGGCACGGCGGTGCAGCAGGGCCTGGTCCAGGCAGTGGTCCTGCCCACTGTGGGCCTGATGTCTCCCATTAGTATCAACCTCAGCGACCTGCAGAACGTGCTCAAG GTGGCCATGGATGGGAACGTGCTGCGCCAGGTGCTGGGGAGCGCTAACGGGCTGGTGACGTCCAAGCAGGGGCTGGCAGGGCAGACCGGACAGCAGGTCATCTCAGCCATCAGCCTGCCGGGCTTTGTGGACCAGGACGGAACCACGAAGATCATCATCAACTACAGCCTGGAGCCCAGCCTGACCCAACAGCCTCAGCTGGTCAAGAAGGAGCCCCCAACTGGCCCCGCGACCACCTTCGCGAACACGCAGTTGGCCTCCAAAGCGGCGGAGAAACTCCCCCAGGACCTCAGCATCGTCAAGACGGAGCCGCCGGACACGGAACCCCAGCCTGAGTctgagagggaggtggagacgGAGGAGGCGCAGAGCGAGGTAGAGCGGAGTATGGAGGCGGAGCCACCGGAGCCCGAGACAGGCAAGAAATCATGTCTGCTGTGTGATGACTGTCCCGGAGGCTTGGATGCACTGCACATGCTCCAGCACTGTGAACCGGCCAATGGGGAGGGAGAAGACGTCAGTCCCCTGGACACTTCCGTTGCCGCCCTGCTGGCAGAAGCAGGGATAACAACAGGCCGACCCCCTCTGAAGAACATGCTCTCCCTCCTCAAGGCCTACTTCACCATAAACGCTGAGCCGACCTCCGAGGAGTTGGCCAAGATCTCTGACAGTGTCAGTCTCCCCGTTGATGTGGTCAAGAATTGGTTTGAGAAGATGCGGTCAGGTCAGATCACAGTGGGTTCCCCTGGTTCCTCTTCCCTTCCACTTCCAACAGAGCCcagcacagaaacacagacagccCAGGAGAAGAGTGGAGGAGCGCCAGAGGAGCAGCCTGCCTCGGTCCAAACCCAGGAAACATTATCTAGCCAATCCCCCAACAGATCGACCTCCCCTTCAGTCTCTGCCTCGGCTCCCTCACCACTAAACCTCTCTTCCAGCGGCCTGGTCATTGTGAAGACTGAGGAGGACCTGGAGGGTGAGGCTCAAGATCTTCCCCTGGACCTGTCTCTCCCCAAACAGCCCCAGTCGGAGCCCCAggtcccccccacccctcagGAGCAACCCCTCAACCTCTCCTGCCTGAAGAAGGAGACACTCCAGGCTAAACTCCAGACCCAGGGACCCACCAACACCATCTATGTCTCCACCTCACCCAAGACAGCCACCTCCAGCCCGGTTAACATCATGACCTCCCAGCTCCCAACCCTGGTAGCCATCACCAACCCGGGCAGCGGCGTGTCCTGCCTCCGGGCCATCTCCACCGGTCCCAACAAAAGAACTATACTCATCCCCCAGCTCACCTACACATACACCACTACAGCAGGCGCGAGCACCAGCGGGGCAGAGGGCCCTCAGAAGACCGTCATACTGAACGGCTGCCAG gaggagaagggggaCACCAGCTCGGAGAGCGTGTCGGCGGTAGAGGAGCAGAACGACTCGGACTCTCCCCCTCCTCCGAAGAAGATGCGTAGGCTGGAGAGCGGAATGTACGCCTGTGACCTGTGTGACAAAATCTTCCAGAAGAGCAGCTCCCTGCTCAGGCATAAATACGAACACACAG GAAAACGGCCGCACGAGTGCGGGATCTGCAACAAGGCCTTCAAACACAAGCACCACCTGATAGAACACACGCGGCTGCACTCCGGAGAGAAACCCTACCGATGTGACAAGTGTGGGAAGCGTTTCTCCCACTCGGGCTCCTACTCACAGCACATGAACCACAGGTACTCATACTGCAAGAAGGAGCCCCAGGGAGCACGGCCAGCAGGGCGCCGGCTGGGGATGAGCCCCCAAACCGAGGACCCGCAGTCAGACAGCAGGCCCACCTCCCCACCCTCCCAACTGGACTCGGAcgagagggagagcgaggaggagctggaggaagagggggaggatgaGGGCATGGCTGCCATGAGCATGGATGACATACGGGTGGTGCAGGTCGGTGAGGATGATGAGGAGAGTGAGATCTACGAGgtggaggagtttggtgaggagAGGCTGGAGGAAGACGAAGAAATAAGCAGAGAGGAGGTGCCGcagcaggaagaggaggaggttgGAGGGTGCATTGAGGAGAAGGCGcagcaggaagaggaggagggagggagcacAGAGGAGGAGACGCAGCAGGGAaatgaggaggagggagggagcagagaggaggaaaCGCatcaggaagaggaggaggacgggAACAAAGAGGAGACACAGCAGGAAGAgaatgaggggagcagagaggaagaggcacAGCAGGAAGAGAGGTCTGTACAGGAGCAGGTGTGTGAGGAAGAAAaggaagacaggagagaggaggaggcacacctgaaggagggagagaaaaaggaatGGAGTAAAGAGGAGTGTGTACAACGGGAGGATGtgtgtgaggaggaggaggtgatggAGGTGCTGGTGATGGAAGGAGTagaagaagaggaggacgaggaagagAAGGGATTGGCACCGAAGGAAACCATGGCAACAGAGGACGCTATGGAAACAGAGGACAAAGACGTGCATGTGGACCAGAAGGACATGCTGgtggaggacagtcagacagaaccGGACGATAACAACATGGATGGAGATTAA